A window of Costertonia aggregata contains these coding sequences:
- a CDS encoding enoyl-CoA hydratase/isomerase family protein, whose translation MGTDRENGSLYTKIDGKVAIVEFGHPASNSFTAELLDRLTAELNDLSENNTISIVILKSEGDRAFCAGASFDELVAVSNLEQGKVFFSGFANVINAMRTCKKVIIGRVQGKTVGGGVGLAAACDYVFASEAASIRLSELTIGIAPLVIAPAVERKIGTAAISELSLSPTEWKSAYWAQEKGLFAKVFDDTKELDKELDFFAQKLSDYNPEALSAWKKVLWDKTDHWQTLLTYRAAITGKLVLSDFTKNALSKFKK comes from the coding sequence ATGGGTACAGATAGGGAAAATGGAAGTCTTTATACCAAAATAGACGGTAAGGTCGCTATTGTTGAATTTGGGCATCCTGCCAGTAACTCCTTTACCGCAGAATTGCTGGATAGGCTAACCGCTGAGCTTAATGATCTTTCGGAAAACAATACTATCTCGATTGTCATATTAAAGTCCGAAGGGGATAGGGCTTTCTGTGCGGGCGCATCTTTTGATGAGCTTGTGGCGGTTTCCAATTTGGAGCAAGGCAAAGTATTTTTTAGTGGGTTCGCCAATGTCATCAATGCAATGCGTACTTGTAAAAAAGTAATTATCGGCCGTGTACAAGGTAAAACCGTAGGTGGCGGTGTTGGTCTGGCTGCCGCTTGTGACTACGTATTCGCTTCCGAAGCGGCTTCGATTCGCCTTTCTGAGCTTACCATTGGCATTGCCCCTTTGGTCATTGCCCCTGCCGTGGAGCGAAAAATAGGTACTGCAGCGATTTCGGAACTGTCACTCTCGCCTACCGAATGGAAAAGTGCTTATTGGGCTCAGGAAAAAGGACTTTTCGCCAAAGTTTTCGATGACACTAAAGAGCTGGACAAGGAACTTGATTTTTTTGCCCAAAAACTATCCGATTACAACCCAGAAGCATTATCGGCTTGGAAAAAAGTACTGTGGGACAAAACTGACCATTGGCAAACCTTATTGACCTACAGGGCTGCCATTACCGGAAAACTGGTACTGTCGGATTTTACCAAAAATGCCTTATCCAAATTCAAGAAATAA
- a CDS encoding MATE family efflux transporter, translating into MKAKINFRNINNLAVPATIAGIAEPLLSITDTAIVGNIPVDGLESLAAAGIVGSFLSMLIWILGQTRSAISAIISQYLGAGKLEEVKTLPAQAIFLNIGLSIMILVSTIFIVEEIFMLLNASGKILNYCISYYSIRVWGFPLTLFVFAVMGIFRGLQNTYWPMLIAITGAVLNVVFDFALVYGIDGLIEPMYLDGAAWASLIAQAIMAVMAFVLLVTKTDISLKLKFPLHPELGRLIIMSLNLFVRALALNTALIMAVREATALGDKYIGAHTIAINLWLFSAFFIDGYGAAGNIMGGLLLGAKNYRGLWKLAKKIVLYGLCVSVLLMFFGFLFYYPIGRLFSNETLVLNTFYSVFFILILGLPMNTVAFVLDGLFKGLGEMKYLRNTLLAATFLGFLPVLFLGKYLDWGLYGIWIAFTMWMVIRGGALVWKFRRKFRPLLQNN; encoded by the coding sequence TTGAAAGCGAAAATCAATTTTAGAAATATAAATAATCTCGCCGTACCGGCTACGATTGCCGGGATAGCCGAACCTTTGTTATCCATAACCGATACGGCAATCGTTGGCAACATCCCCGTTGACGGGCTGGAATCTTTGGCAGCAGCGGGTATCGTTGGTTCTTTTCTTTCTATGTTGATATGGATCCTAGGACAAACCCGCAGTGCGATATCGGCCATTATCTCCCAATATTTGGGCGCTGGCAAGTTAGAGGAGGTCAAAACACTACCGGCGCAAGCCATTTTTTTGAATATTGGCCTTAGCATTATGATTTTGGTTTCGACCATTTTTATCGTCGAAGAGATCTTTATGCTCTTAAACGCTTCGGGGAAAATATTGAACTATTGCATCAGTTACTATTCCATAAGGGTTTGGGGATTCCCGTTGACCCTTTTTGTATTCGCTGTTATGGGTATTTTCCGAGGTCTGCAGAATACCTACTGGCCCATGCTTATTGCCATTACGGGAGCGGTTCTGAACGTGGTCTTTGATTTTGCACTGGTATATGGTATAGATGGTTTAATTGAACCTATGTACTTGGACGGTGCAGCTTGGGCCAGCCTAATTGCACAGGCAATAATGGCCGTTATGGCTTTTGTGCTATTGGTAACGAAAACCGATATTAGCCTAAAGCTAAAGTTCCCGTTACATCCGGAGCTAGGTCGGCTCATCATAATGAGCCTTAATCTTTTTGTGAGGGCCTTGGCCCTGAACACCGCTTTGATTATGGCGGTGAGGGAAGCAACGGCTTTGGGCGATAAGTATATAGGCGCACATACCATTGCCATAAACCTTTGGTTGTTTTCCGCTTTTTTCATTGACGGCTATGGTGCCGCTGGAAACATAATGGGCGGACTTTTACTGGGGGCAAAAAATTACAGAGGGCTTTGGAAATTGGCAAAGAAAATAGTGCTGTATGGGTTGTGCGTAAGTGTGTTGTTGATGTTTTTCGGGTTTCTTTTTTATTACCCAATCGGTAGGTTATTCTCTAACGAAACCTTGGTATTGAACACATTTTATAGTGTATTTTTTATATTGATACTAGGTCTTCCCATGAATACGGTCGCTTTTGTATTGGATGGATTGTTCAAGGGTCTTGGTGAGATGAAATACCTTAGAAATACACTTTTGGCAGCTACTTTTTTAGGTTTTCTGCCTGTTCTGTTTTTGGGGAAATATTTGGATTGGGGACTTTATGGTATATGGATCGCTTTTACCATGTGGATGGTGATCAGGGGCGGGGCTTTGGTTTGGAAGTTTCGTAGAAAGTTTCGCCCGTTATTGCAAAACAACTAA
- a CDS encoding GNAT family N-acetyltransferase, giving the protein MIRYANLSEIPDILQLTRACARAMEKNGIYQWNEHYPTKLAFENDLKNNELYVLEVDNKVSGTIVISTHMDEEYKPIKWLTPSKNNIYIHRLAINPNLQGQGYARKLMDFGEAYARKNNFVSVRLDTFSQNKRNQKFYEVRGYQKLGDIYFPKQSDHPFHCYELVL; this is encoded by the coding sequence ATGATTCGGTACGCAAATTTATCGGAAATTCCGGACATCCTACAATTAACAAGAGCCTGTGCAAGAGCAATGGAGAAAAACGGTATTTACCAGTGGAACGAACATTACCCCACCAAACTGGCTTTTGAAAATGACCTAAAAAACAATGAACTGTATGTTTTGGAGGTTGATAACAAGGTAAGCGGTACCATTGTGATTTCTACCCATATGGATGAGGAATATAAGCCTATAAAATGGCTAACGCCCAGCAAAAACAACATCTATATTCACCGCCTTGCCATTAACCCTAACTTACAGGGTCAAGGATATGCCAGAAAATTGATGGATTTCGGGGAAGCATATGCCCGTAAAAACAACTTTGTTTCCGTACGTTTAGATACCTTTAGCCAAAACAAGCGCAATCAAAAATTTTATGAGGTGCGAGGCTATCAGAAGCTAGGTGACATTTATTTCCCCAAGCAAAGTGACCATCCGTTTCACTGTTATGAACTAGTGCTGTAA
- a CDS encoding universal stress protein, which yields MKHILVPVGTNPNAHETLQYAIDFASEFSSKIFMMDVFNVSAKTGSLANISEKVAESSKERLKEVIGKVDVKHIEVKIATYNGDIADGLNQIDKELGIDLIIVAPRSNDIKEELYLGHTTGKIIKQTNIPTLIVPRGTVFTPFKNILTAFKSGFLKRKRILDPLIMIKNQFRSKVDLLLVKTPGYSDDDLQVNSALMDISSQLTITENATTYLGVMEHFQSKHPDLLCVFRRKRGFFKKLWEKSTILKSEFSAPIPVLILSVKKD from the coding sequence ATGAAACACATTCTTGTTCCTGTAGGAACCAATCCCAATGCCCACGAAACTTTGCAATATGCCATAGATTTTGCATCTGAGTTTTCATCAAAAATCTTTATGATGGATGTTTTCAACGTTTCTGCCAAGACGGGCAGTCTCGCCAATATTTCCGAGAAAGTAGCGGAAAGTAGCAAGGAACGTCTAAAAGAAGTGATCGGTAAGGTAGATGTGAAGCATATTGAGGTAAAGATCGCTACTTATAATGGGGATATCGCCGATGGGTTAAATCAAATCGATAAAGAATTGGGTATTGATTTGATCATCGTTGCGCCGCGTAGTAACGATATCAAAGAAGAACTGTATTTAGGGCACACTACGGGTAAAATCATCAAACAGACCAATATTCCCACTCTTATAGTCCCAAGGGGCACTGTTTTTACACCTTTTAAGAATATTTTGACAGCTTTTAAATCCGGCTTTCTAAAAAGGAAACGAATTTTGGATCCGTTGATTATGATAAAGAATCAGTTTCGCTCCAAGGTAGATTTACTTTTGGTAAAAACGCCGGGATATTCGGACGACGATCTACAGGTAAATTCAGCTTTGATGGACATTAGCTCTCAATTGACCATCACTGAGAATGCCACTACCTATTTGGGGGTAATGGAACATTTTCAGTCCAAACACCCGGATCTGTTATGTGTATTTCGGCGCAAGAGGGGTTTCTTTAAAAAGCTTTGGGAAAAAAGTACCATTCTCAAATCGGAATTTTCTGCCCCGATACCGGTTTTGATACTTAGTGTAAAGAAAGATTGA
- a CDS encoding DUF6090 family protein gives MIKFFRRIRQKLLEENRFSKYLVYAIGEIILVVIGILIALSINNWNEKQKDLVKEQLILKQLFSEYRSNLKQLDEKILMRNQALEACDNLLKQIDNPTSAIDEDAFYRSLWIIFRDPTFDPIKNDIVGSENLRLIQNDTLVRSLSNWSSDVFQVQEMELEYQKFRTEILAPCYFRLGIARNVNNNLWKDGYTPTEALDKKSNYKFTIKPTKKSVDLTKVLVDVEFEGIVSQVITTHQVTNIQSQTLRNRILNMLDVIAQEIEK, from the coding sequence ATGATTAAATTCTTCCGCCGTATCCGGCAAAAATTGCTTGAAGAAAATCGTTTTTCAAAGTATCTGGTCTATGCGATTGGTGAAATCATTTTGGTGGTCATTGGAATCTTGATTGCATTAAGTATCAACAATTGGAATGAGAAACAGAAAGATTTGGTCAAGGAGCAGTTAATTTTAAAACAATTGTTCAGTGAATATCGAAGTAACCTCAAGCAACTTGACGAAAAAATACTGATGCGTAACCAGGCACTAGAAGCCTGCGATAATTTGCTAAAGCAAATAGATAATCCCACCTCGGCAATTGATGAAGACGCGTTTTACCGATCATTGTGGATCATATTTAGGGACCCTACCTTTGACCCCATAAAAAACGATATTGTTGGTTCAGAAAATCTTCGCCTCATACAGAATGACACCTTGGTGAGGTCTTTATCAAATTGGTCTTCTGATGTCTTTCAGGTTCAAGAAATGGAGTTGGAGTACCAAAAATTTCGAACGGAGATTTTAGCGCCGTGTTACTTTAGATTGGGTATTGCGAGGAACGTAAATAATAATTTATGGAAAGACGGATACACGCCCACTGAGGCATTGGACAAAAAGTCAAACTATAAATTCACCATTAAGCCAACAAAAAAAAGTGTGGATTTGACAAAGGTTCTTGTAGATGTTGAATTTGAGGGCATTGTGAGCCAGGTAATCACAACTCATCAAGTTACAAACATTCAATCGCAAACCTTACGCAATAGAATCTTAAACATGCTGGACGTTATAGCGCAAGAAATTGAGAAATAG
- a CDS encoding DUF6090 family protein translates to MIKFFRKIRKKLLAEKRFSKYLLYAIGEIILVVIGILIALQINNWNENTKSLKVEKTYYCKITEDLQVDIKNIDSSMVTLDKRLESTERFLKNLLKIQKDKAVIFKDFLPTFRYYKFIPTKAAIVDITSSGKLEKLRSQILKKRILNHYTAQDNATTIIDINYNALTEKLFNVEKYTDLGFQEIPQYQNIFDAELQGLLSSTQWQQKPNDELFIKIKDVMVFNMITGQREKELLKSIKADAQELNELLVENCN, encoded by the coding sequence ATGATAAAATTCTTTAGAAAAATCAGAAAAAAACTACTTGCTGAAAAACGTTTCAGCAAATACCTCCTCTACGCCATCGGGGAAATCATTTTGGTGGTCATCGGTATTCTCATTGCCCTTCAAATCAATAATTGGAATGAGAACACAAAATCATTAAAAGTTGAGAAAACCTACTATTGTAAAATTACCGAAGATTTACAGGTAGATATCAAAAATATTGATAGTTCAATGGTGACTCTTGATAAGCGTTTGGAAAGCACAGAAAGATTTTTGAAAAACCTCTTAAAAATCCAAAAGGATAAAGCGGTTATTTTTAAAGATTTTCTACCAACGTTCAGGTATTATAAATTCATCCCAACCAAAGCAGCCATAGTTGACATCACTTCTTCTGGGAAACTAGAAAAACTGCGGAGTCAAATCCTGAAAAAAAGAATTTTAAATCATTATACAGCACAAGATAATGCCACAACTATCATTGATATCAATTATAATGCGCTGACGGAAAAACTTTTTAACGTGGAAAAATATACTGACTTGGGATTTCAAGAAATACCACAGTATCAAAACATATTTGATGCAGAATTACAAGGATTATTATCCAGTACGCAATGGCAACAAAAGCCCAATGACGAACTATTTATAAAGATCAAGGATGTCATGGTTTTTAATATGATTACGGGACAACGCGAAAAAGAGCTTCTTAAAAGCATCAAAGCTGATGCCCAAGAATTAAATGAATTATTAGTTGAAAACTGTAATTGA
- a CDS encoding DUF6090 family protein has protein sequence MKTVIDMIKFFRHIRRSLIQENKMGKYFKYAIGEIVLVVIGILIALQINDWNDQRKLKQQEQTYYCKISEDLKTDIENVNRALVSLKERKITTKRFLTNLLKIQEDKTILLQDYLSAIRAYDYIPTKAAIVDITSSGKLENLKNSALKNEILNHYSQQDYALKIIDKNDEPLFRQIFSYGDYTSFGIHEVPLYKDEYGDKLSSLLKSSEWQKDPDNALFKHIKDHMNMTVILCTREQQLLEDIKTSSEELFNKLSNYCQ, from the coding sequence TTGAAAACTGTAATTGATATGATTAAATTCTTCAGACATATTCGTCGTTCACTGATTCAAGAAAATAAAATGGGAAAATACTTTAAATACGCCATTGGCGAAATCGTGTTAGTTGTTATTGGAATTTTAATTGCCTTACAAATAAACGATTGGAACGACCAACGCAAACTCAAACAACAAGAACAAACGTATTATTGTAAAATAAGTGAAGATCTTAAAACAGATATAGAAAATGTTAATCGAGCTTTAGTTTCTCTCAAAGAGCGCAAAATAACCACCAAAAGATTCCTAACCAATTTATTGAAAATACAAGAAGACAAGACCATTCTATTACAAGATTATTTGAGTGCTATTCGAGCTTATGACTATATCCCAACAAAAGCAGCCATTGTAGATATTACCTCTTCAGGAAAATTGGAAAACCTAAAAAATAGTGCGTTAAAAAATGAAATTCTTAATCATTATTCCCAACAAGATTATGCACTTAAAATAATCGACAAAAATGATGAACCATTGTTTCGGCAAATATTTAGCTATGGCGATTATACAAGTTTTGGAATACACGAAGTGCCTTTATATAAAGATGAATATGGTGATAAACTTAGCTCTCTATTAAAAAGCAGTGAATGGCAAAAAGACCCTGATAACGCACTTTTTAAACACATTAAAGACCATATGAATATGACTGTAATACTTTGTACAAGAGAACAACAATTGTTGGAAGATATTAAAACATCTTCAGAAGAGTTGTTTAACAAACTGTCTAACTATTGCCAATAA
- a CDS encoding DUF6090 family protein: MIKFFRKIRQKLLSENKFSKYLIYAIGEIVLVVIGILIALQINNWNLTQQDRKTEKENLLSLQEEFSKNKTKIQEIIQQNNQNISGAEKMIQSFSSASKDTISEQIIAIYGSETFGTEINFEPETGVLTEIISSGQLKLIRNNELKHKLAGLQSKIDEIKQQEKEVLDYRIIAIKQMINEGNMERVYAYLGIRKAYVNTTFESTGIKSMLNSLPFLNQIVLYQSSSNVTNQAFYAPLNKEIEIILELITNRLKEL; this comes from the coding sequence ATGATAAAATTCTTTCGAAAAATTAGACAAAAACTGCTATCTGAAAATAAATTCAGTAAGTATCTGATTTATGCCATTGGAGAGATTGTACTTGTTGTTATTGGGATTCTTATTGCGCTTCAGATTAATAACTGGAATCTTACTCAACAAGATAGAAAAACAGAGAAAGAGAACCTTCTATCACTTCAGGAAGAATTTTCAAAAAATAAAACTAAAATTCAAGAAATTATACAGCAAAATAATCAAAATATTTCAGGCGCAGAAAAGATGATTCAATCCTTTAGTAGTGCATCTAAAGACACTATTTCAGAGCAAATAATAGCAATTTATGGTAGTGAAACCTTTGGTACAGAAATAAATTTTGAGCCTGAAACTGGCGTTCTTACTGAAATTATAAGCTCCGGTCAGTTAAAACTTATCCGAAACAATGAGTTAAAACATAAATTGGCGGGATTACAAAGCAAGATTGATGAAATTAAACAACAAGAAAAAGAAGTTCTCGATTACCGAATCATAGCTATTAAACAAATGATAAATGAAGGAAATATGGAAAGAGTTTATGCCTATTTAGGAATCAGAAAAGCATATGTAAATACCACTTTTGAAAGTACAGGAATAAAATCTATGCTAAACTCATTACCTTTCTTAAATCAAATCGTTTTATATCAGTCTAGCTCAAATGTCACTAATCAGGCATTTTACGCCCCATTGAATAAAGAAATTGAAATAATACTGGAGTTAATAACTAACCGTTTGAAAGAATTGTAA
- a CDS encoding RidA family protein yields MKIKTNRLTLLAALFALAFGLQSCEQKQKEETKEIEKEVIVEPEKPEYFLLRPEVEKAYGYSHALKIGNSIKISGAVSMDDNGNPIAVGDIEQQMKNCYADLEKILKHFGCTFDDVVKEDIFTTDMAQMLEKSAYRAEIYKNGFPTGSWLEVKGLALPEFMVEIELEVHKSE; encoded by the coding sequence ATGAAAATAAAAACCAACCGACTGACTTTACTCGCAGCACTTTTTGCATTAGCTTTTGGACTGCAAAGTTGTGAGCAAAAACAAAAGGAAGAAACGAAAGAAATTGAAAAAGAAGTAATCGTTGAACCTGAAAAACCTGAATATTTTCTGTTAAGACCAGAAGTGGAAAAAGCTTACGGATATTCCCACGCCCTGAAAATTGGAAATAGCATTAAAATTTCAGGAGCAGTAAGTATGGACGATAACGGAAATCCAATTGCGGTTGGCGATATAGAACAGCAGATGAAAAACTGTTATGCTGATTTGGAAAAAATATTAAAACACTTTGGTTGCACATTTGACGATGTGGTAAAAGAAGATATTTTCACAACTGATATGGCACAAATGCTAGAAAAATCAGCATATCGAGCCGAAATTTATAAAAATGGATTCCCAACGGGTTCATGGCTTGAAGTAAAAGGATTGGCATTACCAGAATTTATGGTCGAAATCGAACTTGAAGTACACAAATCTGAATAA
- a CDS encoding phosphatidylserine decarboxylase — MKYYRNLLLTLLTIIGVFSCDSPQKNIEYGKATKELINLLDNDPNLKSLLISSLEKAKEINPDRNTNPAQNLEEYYRFVTWTETTMPWAIVKKEEYPEIFDNIFQGLCAFYFLIDQPLPELEGQGLVNNSLQYYEPFAKWLVTFSKSWGSFLDTEESWNEEHYQMALNDPNFGLRNGWYEDPANWKTFNQFFARYLKSPDMRPVASPDLDSVVVSFADSEPQGVWDIDGNSYLMDEGGVPVKSATLKSISKLIGDDSQYKDAFSNGTFTHSFLNVNDYHRYHFPLSGTVKEARIIPGINPPGGQLWWDNENNRYAFNPSAKTGWQSIETRGCVILETNEYGLVALMPIGMGAVSSVNFEKNVIPGTSVKKGDMLGHFAFGGSDFIMIFQDGVTFSLEAPMQEDGQSYQHILVGEKLGVLSKHK; from the coding sequence GTGAAATATTATAGAAATCTCTTGCTTACACTATTGACCATCATTGGTGTTTTCTCCTGTGACTCTCCCCAAAAAAATATTGAATATGGAAAAGCAACAAAAGAGTTAATAAACCTTTTAGATAATGACCCTAATCTAAAATCATTACTTATTTCTTCACTTGAGAAGGCGAAAGAAATTAATCCCGACAGGAATACAAATCCTGCTCAAAACCTTGAGGAATATTATAGGTTCGTTACATGGACAGAAACAACAATGCCTTGGGCCATCGTTAAAAAAGAAGAATACCCAGAAATATTTGATAATATCTTTCAGGGTCTTTGCGCGTTTTATTTTTTAATCGATCAACCACTTCCAGAGTTGGAGGGTCAAGGATTGGTGAACAACTCCTTGCAGTATTATGAACCATTTGCCAAATGGCTGGTCACTTTCAGTAAATCATGGGGGTCTTTTTTGGATACTGAAGAATCTTGGAATGAAGAACATTATCAAATGGCATTAAATGACCCCAATTTCGGTCTGCGAAACGGTTGGTATGAAGATCCGGCTAACTGGAAGACTTTTAACCAATTCTTTGCCAGATACCTTAAGTCTCCTGACATGAGACCTGTTGCAAGTCCAGATTTAGATTCCGTAGTGGTGTCATTTGCTGACTCAGAACCGCAGGGCGTATGGGACATCGATGGCAACTCATATCTAATGGATGAAGGAGGGGTTCCAGTAAAGTCTGCTACACTTAAATCTATATCAAAACTTATCGGTGATGATAGTCAGTACAAAGACGCATTTTCTAATGGCACATTTACCCATTCCTTCCTCAATGTTAATGACTATCACAGATATCATTTCCCTTTGAGCGGCACCGTAAAAGAGGCTAGAATTATACCAGGTATCAACCCTCCGGGCGGACAACTCTGGTGGGATAATGAAAACAATCGATATGCCTTTAATCCAAGCGCCAAAACGGGATGGCAATCTATTGAGACCAGAGGATGTGTTATCCTTGAAACTAATGAATACGGACTCGTCGCCTTAATGCCAATTGGGATGGGAGCAGTAAGCTCGGTAAATTTTGAAAAAAATGTTATCCCCGGCACAAGTGTAAAAAAAGGTGATATGCTTGGACATTTTGCCTTTGGTGGATCAGACTTTATAATGATTTTTCAAGATGGAGTTACTTTCAGTTTGGAAGCCCCGATGCAAGAGGATGGTCAATCATATCAGCATATATTAGTGGGTGAAAAACTGGGGGTTTTATCTAAACATAAATAA
- a CDS encoding sensor histidine kinase — protein MFYTKEKRIRYLGFDDFWFKLVGILIISFATYFLFSNLSREYPFIERLISWVISLVFSTIDWLIIRAIMIFLRIKFPSLKDSALRISLLFIGIVFTVIVMDYIGMWILSPLTGDSYNFMMRSKALLSITLISTMTMAIYEAIYFYVRLKKSIREEEQSKQAIVQAQLDALRNQAQPHFFFNTLNTLRDIIDQNSKAEAKEFVDKLSEIYRFLLESGNANLITLRDELKFAKAYIHIQSERFGDNLKLDWRIPNNMLDKMIVPMSLQLLLENAIKHNIISKAKPLTINVFVEDDKLMVRNKIQPKSTKLPSTKVGLKNIQERYRLTSEESVKISNNENQFTVVLPLLNISE, from the coding sequence ATGTTCTATACCAAGGAGAAACGCATACGCTATTTAGGATTTGATGATTTCTGGTTTAAACTGGTCGGTATTCTAATCATAAGCTTCGCAACATACTTCCTTTTCAGCAATCTCTCTCGAGAATATCCTTTTATCGAAAGGCTTATCTCTTGGGTGATATCTCTCGTTTTTTCGACCATAGATTGGTTGATCATAAGAGCGATTATGATTTTTTTACGGATAAAATTCCCTTCTCTAAAAGATAGTGCACTTAGAATTTCACTCTTGTTTATTGGTATAGTGTTCACTGTAATAGTGATGGATTATATTGGTATGTGGATATTATCACCGCTCACTGGCGACAGTTACAATTTTATGATGCGCTCCAAGGCGTTATTGTCCATAACGTTGATAAGTACCATGACCATGGCTATTTACGAAGCTATTTATTTTTATGTTAGGCTCAAAAAATCGATCCGGGAGGAGGAACAGTCAAAACAGGCCATTGTACAAGCGCAATTAGATGCACTACGTAATCAGGCCCAGCCCCATTTTTTCTTTAACACCTTAAATACATTACGGGATATTATAGATCAAAATTCCAAAGCCGAGGCAAAGGAATTTGTAGACAAGCTATCGGAAATTTATCGTTTTTTATTGGAGTCGGGCAATGCCAACCTCATTACTTTACGAGACGAACTAAAGTTTGCAAAGGCCTATATTCACATTCAATCCGAACGTTTTGGCGACAACCTGAAATTAGATTGGCGCATTCCCAACAATATGTTAGATAAAATGATTGTACCTATGAGCCTTCAGTTACTATTGGAAAATGCAATAAAACACAATATAATATCAAAGGCGAAACCACTGACAATAAATGTTTTCGTAGAGGATGACAAATTAATGGTGCGTAATAAGATCCAACCGAAATCAACTAAACTACCCTCGACCAAAGTAGGGTTGAAAAACATTCAAGAACGGTACCGATTGACCTCTGAAGAATCTGTCAAAATTTCGAATAACGAAAATCAATTTACGGTAGTTTTACCTTTATTGAATATTTCTGAATAA
- a CDS encoding LytR/AlgR family response regulator transcription factor: MEILIIEDEPRAASQLQRMLTACDFKYDVLNTIDSVEEAVEWFKNNKAPELVFMDIQLADGLSFEIFQKTVVECPIIFTTAFDQYAIQAFKVNSVDYLLKPIQKEDLAKSLKKFGKSKKAPAIDSATLKQLLGSIQSKPKREGILVKEGNAFLQIKTLDILYCYSEDSITFGVTLGKRFIINETIDELFDSLDGNQFFKINRGQIIAKGSIQKIEPYFNHRVKLSITNPRDQEFIVSRPKTSDFKGWLNT, translated from the coding sequence ATGGAAATACTGATTATTGAAGATGAACCAAGGGCGGCCAGTCAATTACAGCGTATGTTGACGGCATGTGATTTCAAGTACGATGTATTGAACACAATCGATTCTGTAGAAGAAGCTGTGGAATGGTTTAAAAACAACAAAGCCCCTGAACTTGTTTTTATGGATATTCAATTGGCAGATGGTCTAAGCTTTGAAATTTTTCAGAAAACAGTGGTGGAATGCCCCATCATTTTTACGACCGCTTTTGATCAATACGCCATTCAAGCGTTCAAAGTAAACAGTGTTGACTATTTGCTGAAGCCCATACAAAAAGAAGACCTTGCCAAATCATTGAAAAAATTCGGTAAATCCAAAAAGGCTCCCGCTATAGATTCGGCCACATTAAAACAGTTGTTGGGAAGTATACAATCCAAACCAAAAAGGGAAGGGATATTGGTCAAAGAAGGAAATGCTTTTCTACAGATTAAAACATTGGATATATTGTATTGCTATTCTGAAGATAGCATCACCTTTGGAGTAACCCTGGGTAAGCGCTTTATTATCAATGAAACCATTGACGAATTATTCGATTCTTTGGATGGGAATCAATTTTTCAAAATCAATCGGGGGCAAATTATAGCAAAAGGCTCCATTCAAAAAATAGAACCCTATTTTAATCATCGGGTAAAACTTTCCATTACCAATCCAAGAGATCAAGAATTTATTGTAAGTAGACCAAAAACGAGTGATTTCAAGGGTTGGTTGAATACCTAA